The genomic DNA TAAATCTTTTTCTCCATTGACGGCTAGTACGGGGCACTTTATTTTTTCTAATATTATTGCTGGATTGGACTTTATAAAATATTGCATCCAAGGGCTTGAAATTTGATTTACTTGTATTGAAATGAATTTTTCTTTTGTCATTCCATTTGGAATTTCTAAACTTGTATCATTTTTAAGCATTTTATTAATTGAGTTTGTCAAATCTGTTTTTAATTTATTAGTATCATTAGATTTAATAACCATCTCAAAAAGTTTTTCATTTGTTTTAATTGATTTTTTTATGTCAATTTCTGAAACGCCGTTTGCTTTTGCAATTAGTTTTTGTTGAAGTAATAATAATTTGTTTCCTTGAACTCCTGTTCCTGCTAACAAAACAACAAAGCTAACGTCTTTTGATGTTGAGGCCACCATTGTGGCAATTAAACCACCTTCACTATGGCCAACTAAACCTATTTTCTCTTTGTTAATTTCTTTTCTTGTTTGTAAATAAGCAATTGCACTTTCTACATCTGTTGCAAAATCGGCAGAAGTTGCCGCTTTAAAATTTCCTGTTGATTGCCCAACTCCTCTGTCATCATATCGTAAAACTGCAATTCCATTTTGAGTTAAATGGTCTGAAATTACTAAAAATGGTTTATGCCCTAATAGTTCCCCATCTTTGTTTTGAGGTCCACTTCCTGAAATTAAAATTACGACAGGAAAATTCCCTCCTTTTTTTGGAAAAGTTAAAGTTCCTGTCAAAGAAATATTAGCTTTTGTATTTTGAAATGTTATGTCTTCTGAATAATATGGGTAGGGTTTTGATGGTTCTTGAGGTCGTTTTAAAATTTCTTTTTCAAGAGCTTTTCTTGATAAAACCATTGGGAATTCTCGTCCTCCTTGTTTAAAAGTTCCAACTATTTTGTTATCGCTTAATTTTCCGCTATATTCAATTCTAGCATTATTAACTTCAAATTTAATTTTTGAGTTTTCAAAAATTGTATTAGTTACAGGAATACCCATTGCACCTTGATCTGGACTATCCATTGTTGAATTATAAACATCGCCAGATTTTGTTATATTGAAAATAAGACTTAACTGTATTCCCTGAACTTTTAAAACTCCATTCCATTGTCCAGTGATGTCTTGTCCAAAAAGGTTCAATGAGAAAATTGTCATTAAAAATAGTAACTCTTTTTTTTTCATTTTGTTAAAGTGTTTTTATAAACTTAGATATTGTAATTATTGCGATAACTAATACTACTAATACAATAATTGAAGTTGAATTTGCAAAGTTTACTGTCCAACCAAAATATTTATTACGTTTTGGGGGGAATAATCTTTTATCGTCTTTGTTAAAGTAGAATATGCCATATTTCCAATTATTAGGGTCTTTGTGCCATTGCTCTAGTAATTCTTTTGTAGGTTTTTCTTTTGGTTTCATTTTATATATTATTTAAAGGTTTTTTTAAAAAAAATATTTCTTTGTTTAGGGGGATTAGTAAAAGTATGAGTGCTGAGAACATAACTATTATAAAAGTAAAAATACCAAAAACTAGAAAAATTAAAATATGAAAAATAATGCCTAGTATGAATAGCTTATGTTTGAAATAAGAGTCTTTGATAAAAATACTAATAGCAAGAAGTAATTCTAAAATTATAATGAAATATGTTGTTAGCACAAGTAATAAAGGAAAATCAAAAAACGTATTTAATAAGTCTAATCTTGTGCCTGTTGCCCCAAGACTAGGGTCGTTGATAAAATAATAAAGTGCAGTTCCTTCAGTCCAATTCGGAGCAAATAGTTTGGATATTGCTGCATCAAAATATATAAAAGCAACTTGAATTTTGAGTATTTGAATTGTTATAAAATCTGAAATTTTAACATATTCATTTTGCTGTTTTTTAACACTATACCAATGATTTACTCTGTTGTCAGTCAAGGTTAGTGGAATAATTAAAAATGTTAAAGCTGATGCTACTTGTGCACCTCCATCTACTATAACAAGGCCTGTATTTACACTTAGAGCTAGCCACCAATGTAACAAACCTGTTATTTTTGGGTAAAACCCTGATATTATTAATATTAAGATTAATATTGCTGTAATTTTAGAGAAATAGGGATTAAAAGAAAACAAGCAAAAGAAATTAATTTTAGATAATAAAGTATCACCACAGTTAGGAATACTAGGAACTCCTAGGCCTGTATGAAACAGAATATCTAGTGGATTAAATAAAATCACAAACAGGGTGGAAAGAGCAAGTAAGCTCCTTATAATGCCTAATGTATTAGTGTGGTAATTATATTGTTGACTTTTTTTATATATGAGGTAAATGTATTTATGCATAAGTGTTATTTAATTATTATTTTAACAAACTTACTTGGCATTTCAAATTGATTAACTTTATTTCTCCATAAATAAGGCAATGGTTCAATTTTAGCAAAAATATATTCGCCATTTAATTCTGTATATTTTATATCTCTCTTTAATTTTATAGTTTTTATAGTATCATTATCAATTATTTTTAATAAATTTTTCCCTGTATTATTTGTGTACCATAGATTTTCATCGATTAAGCTTGAAATCATACCGTACTCCATACCAATAGCTCTTTGGTTATTAACCATTCCGTAAAAATTAGCAATTGATGAGTTTGGTAAGTTCATATGCAACATATATTTTTGTGACTTTTTTTGAAATATATAGACATATTCCTCCCTTGGGTCTTTTGTAAAAAAAGGCCATCTATTTGGAAAAACTATAGATAGGTTCTTTTTTATATTTTCATTAATCATCAAAGGAGTTTTTGGCATTGCTCCTACTAGAAGAATAATGCCAAAAAACATCCAAATAAAAATATTTAGGAAAATAAAATTTTTCTTCCTACTTGATAACATTTAGTTCCGCGATTGAATTAATGAAGTTCTCTTGTTCTAATCTTACGGCTGTATTCGTTGATCTAGCAGATGACCAATATACAACATCTACGTATACTGCTACCCAAAGTGCCGCAGCTACAACAACGGCAACTGCCCAAACAGCAAGACAAGCTTCTTTAGCTTGGTAATTGGGTTGATAATTCTTTAAAAATTGTCTAGACTTTAAATCTTGAATTTCATCCAAGTTAACAACCAGACTTGATTTTTTTTTGGGATATTTGTTTTTCAATTTCATCGTAATCAAAACTAGTTAAGGTTTGAATAGCTTCTTTTATAATGCCTTTTGAGTTATTTAACTCGTTTCTGATAATTACACGGTTTCCTGTATAAATTGCATTTTCAAGATTGGTAAAATATTCAGGATTACTTTTATCTATTTGTGCAATTAAATTATTTTGAAAATTTAAAAAAGAAGTTTTTTGTTCACTAGTAAATTGTGATTTTAGTTTTTTAAAATCCTGAAAATTAGATAACCTTTGAGAAACGTTACCTTCCGAAAAAAAGATTCCCTTGAATAACTCTTTACCCGTTATTCGATTTGTTTCTATATTTTCAGGAATTGTATCGTCATATTGACTACAAGAAACAAAAAGTATTAATGTTGCTAAAAGTATAGCAAAATAAGGTTTTCTTAAATTATTTAAGATATTCATAATTTTAGTTTTATTGGAAAATAGCTTTTTTGATTTTAAGACTTTTTCTATAGTTAATTATTTTCTACTCTTTCGATTTTGGCAACTCGTCTGTCCTATTTTTTATTTCGTTTTGACAGAATTTCACATTTTTTGATTTTGGATAGTCAGTCCTATTTTGACTGTAATGCTTGCTTTAATTCGGTATAACGCTTCAGCTAATAACAGTACTGGAACAGAAAATTAGAGGTTTTCGATTTAGCAATTAGTTGAAGCATTTTGTTTGTTTTTATCTTTTTACATTCAAAAGTCAAATCATTTTGATTTGACTGAATTAACAAATATATACTAATTTTTGGATTAAATATGAAAAAATGTATTTTTTATAGCTTTTGTTTGGATATATTGTTTTTATTTCCACATTTTTGTGAATATTTTATATAAATTTTGTTTCCAACACGTATATATCGATTCCTTTATTTTCTATGTATGCTATTAACCTATTCCTTAAAGTTTTATTTATTACAAAGTCTTGTATCTTATTCTTAAAATCTCTTCTTACCTCGAACTCACGTTAAATAATAAAATCGTCAAAATGATTTTTAATTTTTTCTAAGCTAACTGTATTTACTGTGTGGGCTATTGCTGAGCTTGCCCGTAAGTTAGTAAGAGACTTTATGTTTTAATAACCGTCTTTTAGTTGTATAGGGTAACCTTTCTCTTTATTTTTTTGAACGAAAAATGAAGCAAAGAAGTATGTACCAGCCATTTGCTCGCCATATTGCCTGTGCGTTTTAGTAATAGTCTGTTTTTTTATTAGTAGAGGTTATTGTAAAAGAATTTGCTTTAAGAAACTATTGTAAGATACTTCTTTAGCGTGTATTATACTGACTTATCTTTATCAATAACACTTAATGCAAGCCGTATTTTAAAATAGTCGAGTTGTTCTTCAAAATAATCAAAATAAGGTTTTAAAGCAGTAGGATTGTCTAATTTTATCTTAGCTTCTTCAACAAGGGCTACTTCTTTTTTAGTAACGAAATCAAAAATGTTAATTTGTTTTCCGTCAGCATATAATTTAGCTATATGAGAGTAAATAGTGGTAGGTTTTAGTTTTCGCTCGATTGAAATTTCTTCAATAGAGCGTCCTGCTTTGTATAATTCATAGGTAACTAAATGGGTATCTTTTTTCTTTGTTTTTATTTTTGTTCCCATGAAGGCAATGACTTCTGCAATGAACTCATCTCCGTAGGCTTCTGCCTTTCGTTGTCCAACACCACTTATTTGTAAAAATTCAGATTCAGACATAGGTCTTTCTCGTTCAATTTCTTTCAGTGTAGCATCATTAAAAATTAGATAAGCAGGAATATTTTCTTCTAGAGATATTTTGTAGCGTAATGCACGTAACTTTTCAAATAAAGTTGTTGCTGCTTTTTTCTTTTTCTTTGTAGGAGCTTTTGCAACAACCGGTTGCGCTGTTGTAATGATAGGTTTGATTAAGTGTACTTTTTTTCCATTGAAAAGAATTTCTTTAGAAAAATCGGTTAATTGCAATGCATTGTTTCTATG from Tenacibaculum maritimum NCIMB 2154 includes the following:
- a CDS encoding sporulation-delaying protein SdpB family protein is translated as MHKYIYLIYKKSQQYNYHTNTLGIIRSLLALSTLFVILFNPLDILFHTGLGVPSIPNCGDTLLSKINFFCLFSFNPYFSKITAILILILIISGFYPKITGLLHWWLALSVNTGLVIVDGGAQVASALTFLIIPLTLTDNRVNHWYSVKKQQNEYVKISDFITIQILKIQVAFIYFDAAISKLFAPNWTEGTALYYFINDPSLGATGTRLDLLNTFFDFPLLLVLTTYFIIILELLLAISIFIKDSYFKHKLFILGIIFHILIFLVFGIFTFIIVMFSALILLLIPLNKEIFFLKKPLNNI
- a CDS encoding DUF5808 domain-containing protein, giving the protein MKPKEKPTKELLEQWHKDPNNWKYGIFYFNKDDKRLFPPKRNKYFGWTVNFANSTSIIVLVVLVIAIITISKFIKTL
- a CDS encoding alpha/beta hydrolase family protein, whose amino-acid sequence is MKKKELLFLMTIFSLNLFGQDITGQWNGVLKVQGIQLSLIFNITKSGDVYNSTMDSPDQGAMGIPVTNTIFENSKIKFEVNNARIEYSGKLSDNKIVGTFKQGGREFPMVLSRKALEKEILKRPQEPSKPYPYYSEDITFQNTKANISLTGTLTFPKKGGNFPVVILISGSGPQNKDGELLGHKPFLVISDHLTQNGIAVLRYDDRGVGQSTGNFKAATSADFATDVESAIAYLQTRKEINKEKIGLVGHSEGGLIATMVASTSKDVSFVVLLAGTGVQGNKLLLLQQKLIAKANGVSEIDIKKSIKTNEKLFEMVIKSNDTNKLKTDLTNSINKMLKNDTSLEIPNGMTKEKFISIQVNQISSPWMQYFIKSNPAIILEKIKCPVLAVNGEKDLQVPPKENLTAIKNALKIGGNNNVTIKEFPNLNHLFQECETGLPSEYTKIEQTFSPIVLTEITNWMLNQVK
- a CDS encoding SdpA family antimicrobial peptide system protein, translated to MLSSRKKNFIFLNIFIWMFFGIILLVGAMPKTPLMINENIKKNLSIVFPNRWPFFTKDPREEYVYIFQKKSQKYMLHMNLPNSSIANFYGMVNNQRAIGMEYGMISSLIDENLWYTNNTGKNLLKIIDNDTIKTIKLKRDIKYTELNGEYIFAKIEPLPYLWRNKVNQFEMPSKFVKIIIK